TCTTATCAACACTCGATTTGGTCAAATCTTCGAGGGACGTAACCTTGTTATTATCCTTCCCCGTAACTAAGACTAAATCATTTCCTACTAAGTCGACTTTACTCTCTTTAACTAACAAGTTCTTTTGTTCCAGAGCATCCATTTGTGTCTTTCCGGCAGAAATAAAGAGATCGGCCGGGGCACCCTGTTCTATTTGTTGTTGTAGGGTACCTGAAGCACCAAAAACAAAAGTAAGCTTTACCCCGGGAGCTTTCTGGGTATACACCTTTTGAAGTTCAGTCAATGAATCTTTCATACTGGCTGCGGCAGATACCATGATTTCTGTAGATTCGGCCTTTGTGACGTTTGTTGTTGGTTGGGTAGTATTGCCTGTACCACAGCCGACCAAAGATAGAATTAACAGAAAACTAAACATCAATAACCATGAAATTTTTTTCACTTGAAGTCCCCCTCACACATTATGTAAATGATTAGTTCAGTTAGCTCATTCTGGTTTATATTAGTTTATGTCTGGAATTCGGATAGGGTCAGCAACTGATAACCTAACTATAACTAACAAAACTAAACTACATTGTCATTATACGATATGTTATAATTATTTTGCAATATAGTTTTAGTGTGTTTATTATATTCATGAAAAATCTTCAGAAGGGACAGGTGCGTTTGCTATGTCCAATGATG
The sequence above is a segment of the Desulfosporosinus sp. Sb-LF genome. Coding sequences within it:
- the modA gene encoding molybdate ABC transporter substrate-binding protein — its product is MKKISWLLMFSFLLILSLVGCGTGNTTQPTTNVTKAESTEIMVSAAASMKDSLTELQKVYTQKAPGVKLTFVFGASGTLQQQIEQGAPADLFISAGKTQMDALEQKNLLVKESKVDLVGNDLVLVTGKDNNKVTSLEDLTKSSVDKISIGTPESVPAGKYAQESLTNLKLWGSLQPKLVLAKDVTQVLNYVETGNVDAGLVYQSDVQGSSKVKVVTVVPASSHKPITYPAAVIAATKNKQVAEEFLKYLQSSDAQQVFIKYGFKTLTK